Proteins encoded in a region of the Odocoileus virginianus isolate 20LAN1187 ecotype Illinois chromosome 9, Ovbor_1.2, whole genome shotgun sequence genome:
- the C9H20orf202 gene encoding uncharacterized protein C20orf202 homolog, producing MKTTEESTSGLGQTLEWLRKELAEMQDQDQRLLLTLRHLRSVLEELRAESVHWEDARSSGGTSPIRARAGSEGRGRQPFPSRGLAHLLPGVDSRRSSLP from the exons atgaaaacaacagaagagTCAACCTCGGGTCTTGGGCAGACCCTGGAGTGGCTGAGAAAGGAGCTG GCTGAGATGCAGGACCAAGACCAGAGACTCCTGCTTACACTGAGGCACCTTCGCAGCGTCCTGGAGGAGCTCCGTGCAGAGAGTGTCCACTGGGAGGATGCCAGGTCGAGTGGCGGGACCTCCCCCATCAGAGCTCGAGCAGGCTCTGAAGGCAGGGGCCGCCAACCCTTTCCCTCCAGGGGCCTGGCCCACCTCCTTCCAGGGGTAGACAGCAGACGAAGTTCCCTCCCTTAA
- the TMEM74B gene encoding transmembrane protein 74B, translated as MASPPGLELKTLSNGPQAPRRPASLGPAAPPREGVENACFSSEEHESHFQNPGDARPGRSPSPPGGLGPSRPRSQRDDVSLHSEEGPGLEPVSRPVDYGFVSALVFLVSGILLVVTAYAIPREARVNPDTVSAREMERLEMYYARLGSHLDKCIIAGLGLLTVGGMLLSVLLMISLCKGELYRRPTFVPGRGSRKTYGSINLRMRQLHGDGGQALVENEVVQVSETSHALQGS; from the coding sequence ATGGCATCTCCCCCTGGTCTGGAGCTGAAGACACTGAGCAATGGGCCCCAGGCCCCAAGGAGACCAGCATCTCTGGGTCCAGCAGCCCCACccagggagggtgtggagaatgcCTGCTTCTCTTCCGAGGAACATGAGTCCCATTTCCAGAACCCTGGGGACGCCAGACCAGGCCGctcccccagccctcctgggGGCCTTGGCCCCTCAAGGCCCCGATCCCAGAGAGACGACGTGTCCCTGCATTCAGAAGAGGGGCCAGGCCTGGAGCCCGTGAGCCGCCCGGTGGATTACGGCTTCGTGTCTGCTCTGGTTTTCCTGGTGAGCGGGATCCTCTTGGTGGTGACTGCGTACGCCATCCCCCGCGAGGCTCGCGTCAACCCGGACACGGTGTCAGCGCGGGAGATGGAACGGCTGGAGATGTACTATGCGCGCCTGGGCTCACACCTGGACAAGTGCATCATCGCGGGCCTGGGGCTGCTCACGGTGGGCGGCATGCTCTTGTCCGTGCTGCTGATGATCTCCCTGTGCAAGGGCGAGCTGTACCGTCGGCCCACCTTCGTCCCGGGCAGGGGCTCCAGGAAGACCTACGGCTCTATCAACCTGCGCATGAGACAGCTCCATGGGGACGGGGGCCAGGCCCTGGTGGAGAACGAAGTCGTCCAGGTCTCAGAGACCAGCCACGCCCTCCAGGGATCTTAA